A single genomic interval of Helianthus annuus cultivar XRQ/B chromosome 13, HanXRQr2.0-SUNRISE, whole genome shotgun sequence harbors:
- the LOC110901041 gene encoding uncharacterized protein LOC110901041, producing MPKTSNGETPFSLVYGSEAVIPAEIGLPSPKMLSMNMINNEEERRLDLDLLEERREMAAINEAKYKTKLEKYYNRKVCICTFNPGDYVLRDNEASNAEKPGKLAPSGRDLML from the coding sequence ATGCCAAAGACAAGCAACGGAGAAACACCGTTCAGCCTTGTCTATGGGTCCGAAGCCGTGATTCCAGCAGAGATTGGCCTCCCATCCCCAAAAATGCTTTCCATGAATATGATTAacaatgaagaagaaagaaggCTAGACCTAGACCTTCTAGAAGAGAGAAGGGAGATGGCAGCAATCAACGAAGCGAAGTACAAGACAAAGTTGGAAAAATATTACAACAGAAAGGTCTGCATCTGCACGTTTAACCCCGGCGATTACGTCCTAAGGGACAACGAAGCGTCTAATGCCGAAAAACCGGGCAAATTAGCCCCAAGTGGGAGGGACCTTATGTTGTAG
- the LOC118485776 gene encoding uncharacterized protein LOC118485776 → MAFIFHKPVVQEMTVEDTLSVFCTPECRERVEAYRIHNAELIQDYQDIKNKNFTLSKNEKLYKEKIEAQRKDIIKLKDDVSVKTAHFLEAQEKVCILTKELEDIRDRYQINELNIKKFDSSSKLVKNLCDQQLAYKEKKGRGLGYNQTPPPYNDNYTYLPMTEEEMMNESKMTYGSKNNKSSSRDRQVEKQKSTPLNFVSKGSIDTNVSSSCADDISEVKCGDVHGTNVCDPNVSNVSVDDSVADFETEEVVTLNERSQENVSDKGIKTETESSFQNDPDKIIKDEKHHLSESHASASSDQQVQKESEKAHGTQAKQPKQAQLSRPIRSATVASTPNLHTLKRQTCFNCGIPGHIARNCVHRPNVQQNANTRSCADVCEPVHKKQNEPKRTDQSRRYTKSAYQGQSRSHKARDKVIESSNKAEKTKNSAQSNKTSANNKYKHPNSSSFKRNVQAHPTQKGPVCPSGPARANQAAQNVFPMKRQTCYNCGIAGHIARNCTHRPYIPYHVQNQRVTPKDKYHSKPMKSLI, encoded by the exons ATGGCGTTCATATTTCACAAACCTGTGGTTCAAGAAATGACTGTTGAAGATACACTTTCTGTTTTCTGTACTCCTGAATGTAGGGAAAGGGTTGAAGCTTATAGAATACACAATGCTGAGCTAATTCAAGATTATCaagatataaaaaataaaaatttcacATTATCGAAAAACGAAAAACTTTAtaaagaaaagattgaagctcagcGAAAGGACATCATCAAACTTAAGGATGATGTGAGTGTAAAAACAGCCCATTTCTTAGAAGCTCAGGAGAAAGTATGTATTTTAACTAAGGAACTGGAAGATATCAGAGACagatatcaaattaatgaacttaatattaagaaatttgattcttccagCAAACTAGTTAAAAACCTGTGCGATCAACAGCTTGCGTACAAGGAAAAGAAAGGGCGTGGTTTGGGTTacaatcagactcctcctccataTAATGATAATTATACTTATCTGccaatgactgaggaggagatgatgaatgagagtaaaatgacttaTGGTTCCAAAAACAACAAGTCGTCTTCTCGTGACAGACAAGTTGAGAAACAGAAGTCTACTCCATTAAATTTTGTTTCCAAAGGCTCAATTGATACTAACGTTTCGTCTTCATGTGCAGATGATATTTCTGAAGTAAAGTGTGGagatgttcatggga ctaATGTGTGTGATCCTAATGTTTCTAATGTTTCAGTTGATGACAGTGttgcag ATTTTGAAACAGAAGAGGTTGTCACATTGAATGAAAGGTCACAAGAAAATGTTTCTGATAAGGGAATTAAAACAGAAACTGAATCGTCTTTTCAAAATGATCCTGATAAAATTATAAAAGACGAAAAACATCATCTGTCTGAATCTCATGCCTCTGCTAGTTCTGATCAACAGGTACAGAAAGAATCAGAAAAGGCACATGGAACACAAGCAAAGCAACCTAAGCAAGCTCAGTTATCTAGACCCATCAGATCAGCAACTGTTGCTAGCACTCCGAATCTCCATACATTGAAGCGACaaacttgtttcaactgtggaattcCTGGACACATTGCTAGAAATTGTGTTCATCGTCCAAATGTGCAACAAAATGCCAATACACGCTCTTGTGCTGATGTTTGTGAGCCGGTTCACAAAAAGCAAAATGAGCCAAAACGAACAGATCAAAGTCGGAGGTATACGAAGTCTGCTTATCAAGGACAATCACGATCTCATAAGGCTCGTGACAAGGTGATTGAAAGCTCCAATAAGGCAGAAAAGACGAAAAATAGTGCTCAGAGCAACAAGACTTCTGCAAACAACAAATACAAGCACCCCAATTCGTCTTCGTTTAAGAGAAATGTGCAGGCGCATCCAACGCAAAAAGGACCGGTTTGTCCTTCAGGACCTGCTAGAGCAAATCAAGCTGCTCAAAATGTCTTTCCGATGAAAAGACaaacttgctacaattgtggcatTGCGGGTCATATTGCAAGAAACTGCACACATCGTCCCTATATACCCTATCAtgtgcaaaatcagagggttacaccaaaggatAAATACCATTCCAAGCCGATGAAG TCTTTAATCTGA